The genomic interval AATCTAACACTGGCGACAATGAGGGCCCAAACAGCGAAGAGTCCGAAAATAATCAGCGATTCGGTGAGCGCCCACCGAAAGCGAGCCTGTGGGGATTCAGGGAGCATTAGCCAGTGAACTATCACTCTCGAGTAAAGTCTTATCGAACTGATTTGTCTAGCACACGGTGCCGGAGAGGCCAATGGGTGTCGACGGTCAGTCCATTGGATGGACCTCGGTCACCGTCCCGACACCCTTGCTGCGTCCCTCGCGGAACACGAACTTCTGGCCTTGCTCGACGAGATACGGACGGAATTTGAATCGGACGGTGGTTTCGCCGGTATCGCCCGGCAAGAGGCGACCGTCTTCGGGATGGAACGCGGCGGCCTCGCCGATGGTCTCTAAATGGACAACGGGTTCGTAGCCGTCACCGATCCGAGTCGGATGGTTCAGGACCATCACCTCGGCTTCGAACTCCCGGACGGGTTTGGGATCTGCCTCGCGCGGGAGCAAGACCATCCCGCGCTCGATGGCACTCTCTTTGATGCCTTTGAGTGCAATGCCGACGATGCGACCCGCCTGGGCCTGATCGACGCGATGATAGTGCATTTCGATCGAGCGCACTTCGACCTCCTGAAAGCGCCCATCTGGCATCGGGCCGATCAGCAGTTCGTCGCCGGCTTCGACTTCGCCGGCCATCACGGTTCCCGAGGCGACCGCACCGACGCCGGTCACGGAGTAACTGCGATCGACGTACATCCGGAACTCGCCCATGTCCTGGGATGTTTTCGGAAGCCGGTCGAACAGTTCGTCTAACGTCTCGAGGCCGTCCATCGTGATCGCGCTAGTTTCGACGATGGGGACGACGCGTTCGCCGATCTCCTCGATAGCGGCGTCGACGCCGTGGCGGGCAACCCGGAGTGGCGATTTATCGACTTCCCGCAGGAGGGCTTCGACCTCACGTTCGACTTCCTCGACGCGGTCGTCGCTGACGGCATCGGTTTTCGTGATCGCGACGATGGTCGGCAGTTCGGTCGCGAGCAAGACGCCGAGGTGTTCGCGCGTGGTCCGCGTGGGGCCGTCGTCGGCGGCGACGACGAGCATGCCGTAGTCGAGTTTCTGGCCGACGAGGCCGCGGATCGTGGTTCGCAACCAGGGTTCGTGGCCGACGGTATCGACGAACGAGACGAGTCGGTCAGCCTCTTCGACGATGGCTGCACGGTCGGCTTTGCGGTTTGGATTTCGAACGTGGACAGGCCCATCATCGTCGAAGCCATAGACAGCATAGGAGAGATCAGCCGAGAGCCCGCGTTCGACTTCGTGGGGCTGGACGTCAAGAAACGATCGGGTTGCGCCATTGCCGTCGTCGGCCGTGCCAGTGACAAGCGAACCGACAAGCGTACTCTTGCCGTGGTCGACGTGGCCCGCTGTCCCGACGACGACGTGTTCGTCATCCGTCTCGAGGACGCTGCCTTCTTGGAGTAACGCGACGCCAACCAACCCGTCGTTGACCCCCCACGTCTGGACATCGTCGATATGGGCGTCGGCTTCCTCGGCGAGTAAGGAAAGAACATCCATCGTCTCGGAGAACGTCTCGGGATCGATGCCGGCGAGACCCCCGTCGTCGGTGACGCCGACGACGTACGTTGCTTCGCCGTCGCCAGACAGCAACCGGTGTCGAAGTTGGGCCGCCAGACTCTCGCGTCGTCCACCCTCGAGGTGGACGTCTCGTGAAAGCCGTTCTTTGAATTCGACGTTGCCTCCGTCCTGTTCGCCACGGTCCAGGGCTCGCTCGAGGAGAGCCCGGTCACGGCTCATATACCTCGGTAGCAGGTCACGCGGCAAAAGCTTTCTCGTCACATGATAACTCGGACCACAGTACTAGTGCCAGTGACGTGCGCCATGCTACCGTGTGGGTGCCAGCCCCGGATTCAAGGCACTCGAGCGCCTAGGAGCCGTATGAGCGTCAGTGGCCTCTGTCAGATCTGTGAGTCTCGACCGGCCGAGGAGCGCTGTGACAACTGCGGGACGCTCGCCTGTGAGCAACACTACGAGCGCGGGATGGGGTTGTGTGCTGACTGTGCGACGCAGGCGCAGCCGGGAACGGGCGGCAGTGAACACAATCCAAACGTCGATACCAGCCACGATGATGTCGATGTTAATCGGTTTTAACCGTGACCTCCCTGCGCGATCTGCTCGCTGAATCACTGGCAATCGGTGAGACAGTGCAGGTCAGACTCGAGCGAGCGGACGACAGCGATACGCTTGTTGGGCCCCACCCTCGAGAAGCGAGTCCGATGGATATCGTCATCATTGACGGCGAGGAGTTACTCAAGGAACGCCCGCCGGCCGACCCAGTCACCGTCGAAATCGTCGGCGAAGTCGTCGATGGTCGGATTGCCGGTCGAATCCTCGAGGATGCATAGACACTGTTTCGGGCGAAAAACAACTATCGTAGCCACTGAAAGTCAGTGCACACCCAATCGCACGACAACAGCGCGGTTCGGGGCGAATGATGTGAGTGAGAACCGCGGAAACGCGAATAGTGCGAGACCAGCGGTCTCGCATACCATGCGAACGGCGCTTCGCGCCGTGAGCAGACGGGGAGCGAAGCGAGCCGTGAGCTATACGATTGGTGTGTAAACAGTTTCAGTTGTTACTATAGAGCGCTCAGTCTCGATACTGGTTCAACCGCTTTTTGAGCCGTTTGGCTGCCTGTTCGCTCGCCGTTGCGAACTCTGTCCCTTGATTTTCGCCGGCGAAGATGATCCCGCGCGAGGAGTTGATGAGCCCGACCTCTCCCGAGAGCCCGTACTCGACTGCAGCCTCCGCATCACCGCCCTGTGCACCAACACCCGGCACGAGGAAGGGCAGGTCCGGTACCTGTTCGCGTAACTCCTCGAGTTCCTCGGGTTTCGTCGCGCCGACAACGAGGCCGACATTGTCATTTTCGTTCCAGAGATCCGCCAACGCGGCGACGCGTTCGTACAGCGGTTCGCCGGTCTCGAGTTCGAGATCCTGGAGGTCCTCGCCACCGGGGTTCGAGGTTCGACAGAGGATGAACACACCAGCCTCCTCGTTCGACAGGAACGGCTGCAACGAGTCCCGGCCCATGTAGGGGTTGACCGTGATCGCATCGACGGTCTCGAGGATCTGGGCGTACTGGCGGGTCGTGTTTCCAATGTCTGCCCGTTTGGCGTCGAGCAAGACGGGGACGTCCTTCCCGTGGGCGTACGCGATGGTTTCCTCGAGGGCTGCCCACCCGTCAGGATCCTCATAGAAGGCAGCGTTTGGTTTGTAAACCGCAGCATGTTCGTGCGTTGCGTCGATAATTCGGCGGTTGAACGCCCAGCGTGGGAGGTCATAGTCATCCAGATGATCGGGAATCCGCGCTGGATCTGGATCGAGGCCGACGCTCACGACGCTGTTGACCGTCCGAATGCGGTCGTGCAACCGATCGAAGAAGTTCATGGAGACGAGTGACGCCGCAACTATCGAAAAGGTTGCTATACGTGTCACTCCGAGTCAGTGGCGACGATACCAGTTCGTCTCAGTGTGTACGTTGGTACCACTACACCCTAAATTCTCGTACCGCTGACAACCAAATATATTAGACGGTATCTACTTTTTACGTATCATTGTTGGTCAGTGTATGAGCATTCGATGTCAGATGCGAGAACGATTTGATTTCGGGACGGTCGGACAACAGGTCCGGTCTGCACTCGGACTCTCGCACTCTCCTCAAGGAGATGACGAAACCGCTCGGGACCACGCTGACGAAAACGCCACAGACGCACCGGGCAATCTCTTTCACTGTGAAGACTGTGGCGTTGTCTACATCGCTGCCAAGAAACAATCCTGTGCGACGTGTGAAACCGACGTTGAGCAGGTTCGGTCGACACTGTCGTGCCAGTAGAATCTCAGTAGAAGAACCACTCGAGACTGTGACGTTCTATTCAGAGAATTCGTCTCAGTGGTCGTCGGGGTCCTTGTCTTCGCTTTCGTCCTGAAGTTGGGCACCAGTATCGAACGTGTATGTTGCAATCTCAGCAGAATCGCAGACTGGACAGGTATCTCGCTGTTCGTCGAAATCGGTCCCGCAGTGACGACACTCGTAGATAATGGTCGCGTTGGGATTGCCTTCGTGGTCGTCATCGTCCCCTTGGAGGAACTCGGGAAGGTATTTACTGAGTGACATGGCTAGCGATTACTGGTGTCGTGTCCGCAGATCGGGTTCTCTGTTCGGGCCGTGAAAGCCCTGTATTGTCGGCCCATTGGTCTCGTTCGGTGCGAATACCGTGACGATATCGTGGGCATGAATCTCTGTCTCTCCGTGTGGCGTAATCACGTCATCGTCGCGCTCAATTGCGATCACCAACGTCCGGTCATCCAACAGACCATCAGTTGCGGCTTCCTCGAGCGTGGCGCCGGCGATTGGGGCGTCCTCGTGGACGTTCACTTCGACGACTTCGGCACCGCCAGTAAGGCTGATGTAGTCGGTCAACTGTTCTCGCGGATGCCCGTCGGCGGGTCCGTACGGCGTATACGGGAAGTCGTGTTCAGTCTGCAGGAGGAACTCGTCTTCGATTTCAACATCCAGTTGCGCGAGTTCCCGTCCGATGCGACGCAGGTCGCTGGTGTTGGTTCCGACGGCGAGGACGTGGAGGTTTATGCGACCACCCATTAACTCTCTGACGTTGATCACGCCGGGGATCGTTCCAATCCGTCTGGCAACACCTTCGATTTCGTCGAACGAGACGTGACAGAGAAACAGGTTCATCAGCGAGCCATCCGCGTGTTCGAAATCCACGGTTGCATGATACCCCTCGATGATACCATGTTCCTCGAGTTGGGCGATTCGGTTTCGCACCGTTGCGCCGGAGACGCTTACCTGTTCAGCGATCGTCGGTGCTGATGTATTCCGTGCGTCGGCCATCAACGCATAGATGATCCGACGGTCAATTTCATCAAGTCGGTAGGTGCTGCCAGTCCCGTCTCCCATAGACACCAGTGCGTGATAGCGGAATATATATCCTCGGTACTTTGTATTCGATAGCGTCTAAGACTGTCCTTTTCGAATCGAAAAAGGTGCATGCGGGTTTGAGTCGGCTACAACAGGGTGGATCGTAGCCGACTGGAGGGTTCGATATCCAGTCTATGGCGGTGTATCTCGGTTTCACACTGGAAACCGATGAACTCCGACGATAATTCCTACTGTGTTCGCCACTCTGTATCGACGTCTCGAGGACTCCCCGCTCGAGACAGAGGGGAGCAATTATGGTTTTGAACCAACTCATACGGACTAATGGAAGTCTGGGCAGAGATGACCACGACAGACGGTTACACGGCCACTGACCGATACAGTCGCCTCACGAGCGCAGACACCAGACAGGCACGGGTCACTGTATGCACGTAGTAATCGTCGGAGCCGGTGACGTCGGACAGGCAATTGCCAGTAATCTAGAGGACTCTCACGATGTCGTCGTTATCGATCAGGACCAAGACGTCGTTGAGGAACTCACGTACTCGATGGATGTCCTCGCATTACAGGGCGATGGAACCGAACTCGAGACCTTGCGAGCCGCAGATGTCGACGAGGCGAGTCTCGTCATCGCCTGTACTGACAACGACGAGGTCAACGTCGTCGTCTGTGGGGCGGTCAAAACGGTGAGTAATTCCTTTACGATTGCCCGCGTCCGACGACGAACCCTTCTCGAGACCTGGGAGGGCTCTCAGGGCGCGTTTGGCGTCGATTTCATGGTCTGTACGGATCTCCTGACTGCGCGGACGATATTCCGGATTTCAGGACTCCCTGCGACACAGGATGTCGATATGTTTGTCGGTGGTCTCGTTCGGATGGCCGAGTTCGAACTTGGGCCGGGAAGTTCGGTCGTCGACATGACTGTTCAGGAGGCAGACTGTTACGATTCGATGACCTTCGCCGGGATTTTCCGTGGGGACGAGATGATTGTCGCACGCGGTGATACTGTACTCCGGGCTGGCGACCGCGTCGTCGTCATCGGAAGCCCTGACTCAGTTGTTGATTTTGCAGATGATGTCACGAGGCGAGAGACGACCGAGACCGACGAGGTCGTCATCGTCGGCGCGAGCGAAATCGGCTTTCAGGCCGCCCGCGAGTTCGAAGAACACGGCTACCGGCCACGGCTGATCGAACAAGACCATGATCGCGCACGCGAGGTCGCCGAAGCGCTGCCAAACACGCTCGTCATGGAAAGTGACGCCACGGACGCCGAGTTTCTCGCACGCGAACACATTGATGAGGCTGACGTAGTTATCGCCGCCCTCGATGGCGACGAGAAGAATCTGTTAGTCTCGCTGCTTGCGCGCCGACTCGGCGTCGACCGAACCGTCGCCGTCATCGAGAACCTCCAGTATGCGGAACTGTTCGAAACAGTCGGCATCGACGTGGCGATCAACCCGCGCGAGGAGACCGCTGAAGAGATCGTCCGCTTTACCCGCGCCGGCCACACCGAAAAAGTCGCCATGCTCGAGCACGACCGGGCAGAGGTAATCGAGTTCGAGGTCAA from Natronolimnobius sp. AArcel1 carries:
- a CDS encoding Lrp/AsnC family transcriptional regulator, with the protein product MGDGTGSTYRLDEIDRRIIYALMADARNTSAPTIAEQVSVSGATVRNRIAQLEEHGIIEGYHATVDFEHADGSLMNLFLCHVSFDEIEGVARRIGTIPGVINVRELMGGRINLHVLAVGTNTSDLRRIGRELAQLDVEIEDEFLLQTEHDFPYTPYGPADGHPREQLTDYISLTGGAEVVEVNVHEDAPIAGATLEEAATDGLLDDRTLVIAIERDDDVITPHGETEIHAHDIVTVFAPNETNGPTIQGFHGPNREPDLRTRHQ
- the pyrF gene encoding orotidine-5'-phosphate decarboxylase, translating into MNFFDRLHDRIRTVNSVVSVGLDPDPARIPDHLDDYDLPRWAFNRRIIDATHEHAAVYKPNAAFYEDPDGWAALEETIAYAHGKDVPVLLDAKRADIGNTTRQYAQILETVDAITVNPYMGRDSLQPFLSNEEAGVFILCRTSNPGGEDLQDLELETGEPLYERVAALADLWNENDNVGLVVGATKPEELEELREQVPDLPFLVPGVGAQGGDAEAAVEYGLSGEVGLINSSRGIIFAGENQGTEFATASEQAAKRLKKRLNQYRD
- the trkA gene encoding Trk system potassium transporter TrkA; translation: MHVVIVGAGDVGQAIASNLEDSHDVVVIDQDQDVVEELTYSMDVLALQGDGTELETLRAADVDEASLVIACTDNDEVNVVVCGAVKTVSNSFTIARVRRRTLLETWEGSQGAFGVDFMVCTDLLTARTIFRISGLPATQDVDMFVGGLVRMAEFELGPGSSVVDMTVQEADCYDSMTFAGIFRGDEMIVARGDTVLRAGDRVVVIGSPDSVVDFADDVTRRETTETDEVVIVGASEIGFQAAREFEEHGYRPRLIEQDHDRAREVAEALPNTLVMESDATDAEFLAREHIDEADVVIAALDGDEKNLLVSLLARRLGVDRTVAVIENLQYAELFETVGIDVAINPREETAEEIVRFTRAGHTEKVAMLEHDRAEVIEFEVNDSSVLAGETIVDAMGDLPDGVVIGAISRGGDLVTPRGETMIYPGDHVVVFVDAAVLDEVVEAI
- a CDS encoding GTPBP1 family GTP-binding protein; this translates as MSRDRALLERALDRGEQDGGNVEFKERLSRDVHLEGGRRESLAAQLRHRLLSGDGEATYVVGVTDDGGLAGIDPETFSETMDVLSLLAEEADAHIDDVQTWGVNDGLVGVALLQEGSVLETDDEHVVVGTAGHVDHGKSTLVGSLVTGTADDGNGATRSFLDVQPHEVERGLSADLSYAVYGFDDDGPVHVRNPNRKADRAAIVEEADRLVSFVDTVGHEPWLRTTIRGLVGQKLDYGMLVVAADDGPTRTTREHLGVLLATELPTIVAITKTDAVSDDRVEEVEREVEALLREVDKSPLRVARHGVDAAIEEIGERVVPIVETSAITMDGLETLDELFDRLPKTSQDMGEFRMYVDRSYSVTGVGAVASGTVMAGEVEAGDELLIGPMPDGRFQEVEVRSIEMHYHRVDQAQAGRIVGIALKGIKESAIERGMVLLPREADPKPVREFEAEVMVLNHPTRIGDGYEPVVHLETIGEAAAFHPEDGRLLPGDTGETTVRFKFRPYLVEQGQKFVFREGRSKGVGTVTEVHPMD